Below is a genomic region from Pseudomonas berkeleyensis.
GCTTCTCCAGCAGTTTTTTCTTACGGCTGACGTCACCACCGTAGCACTTGGCCAATACGTTCTTGCGCAGCGCCTTGACAGTGGTACGCGCAACGATCTGGCCACCAATGGCTGCCTGAATCGCCACATCGAACATCTGCCGAGGAATCAGCTCTTTCATCTTCTCGGTCAATGCACGCCCTTTGTAGTGGGCATTGTCACGGTGCACGATCAGTGCCAGAGCATCGACCTTGTCGCCGTTGATCAGCACGTCCAGCTTGACCAGATTGGCCGACTGGTAACGGTCGAAGTGATAGTCCAGCGAAGCATAGCCACGGCTGGTCGACTTCAGACGGTCGAAGAAGTCGAGCACCACTTCGTTCATCGGCAGGTCGTAGCGAACCTGAACCTGCGAACCGAGGAATTGCATGTCGCGCTGTACGCCACGCTTCTCGATGCACAGGGTGATGACGTTACCCAGGTGCTCCTGCGGCACCAGGATGGTGGCCTGCACGATCGGCTCGCGGAAATCCTCGACCGAGGAGACATCCGGCAGTTTCGACGGGTTGTCCACGTAAATGGTTTCACCGGTCTTGAGCACGACCTCGAAGATTACGCTTGGCGCCGTGGTGATCAGATCCAGGTCGTACTCACGCTCCAGGCGCTCCTGGATGATCTCCATGTGCAGCATGCCGAGGAAGCCGCAACGGAAGCCGAAGCCCAGGGCGTCGGAGCTTTCCGGCAGATATTGCAGCGACGAATCGTTGAGGGTCAGCTTCTGCAGGGCATCGCGGAAATCTTCGAAATCATCGGAGCTGACCGGGAACAGGCCCGCGTAGACCTGCGGCTGGATCTTCTTGAAGCCTGGCAGCACTTCGACGTCTGGAGTCGAGCTGAGGGTCAGGGTATCGCCCACCGGCGCACCGTGAATGTCCTTGATGCTGGCGATGATGAAGCCCACTTCGCCGGCTTTCAGATCAGCCGTGGCGGTGTGCTTGGGGTTGAACACACCCACGCTGTCGACCAGGTGCACCTTGCCAGTGGACTTGACCAGAATCTTGTCGCCCTTCTTCACCCGGCCGTGACGTACACGCACCAAGGAAACGACGCCCAGGTAGTTGTCGAACCAGGAGTCGATGATCAGCGCCTGCAGCGGCGCATCAATCTCGCCAGTCGGTGCCGGGATGGTCTGCACCAGGCGCTCGAGCACCTCGTCGACGCCCATGCCGCTCTTGGCACTGCAAGCCACGGCCTCGGAGGCATCGATACCGATGATCTTCTCGATCTCGTCCTTGACCCGATCCGGATCGGCCTGGGGCAGATCCATCTTGTTCAGCACGGGCATCACTTCCAGGCCCTGCTCGATGGCGGTGTAGCAGTTGGCGACCGACTGCGCCTCGACCCCCTGACCGGCATCGACCACCAACAGCGCACCTTCACAGGCCGCCAGCGAGCGGCTGACCTCGTAAGTGAAGTCGACGTGACCGGGGGTATCGATGAAGTTCAGCTGATAGGTGATGCCGTCCTGCGCCTTGTAATAGAGCGTAACGCTGTGGGCCTTGATCGTGATGCCACGCTCACGTTCCAGATCCATGGAGTCCAGTACCTGAGCCTCCATCTCGCGCGCGGTCAAGCCGCCGCATATCTGGATGAAACGGTCAGCCAAGGTGGACTTGCCGTGGTCAATGTGGGCAATGATGGAAAAATTGCGGATATGACTCAGGTCACTCACAGATCAACACTCGAAGAAGGCACAGGCAAGACGCTTGCCGAAAATAGCCGCGGATTGTACCTGAACCCTGATAGCCGCGTCACGTCTGGCACCCGGACTGACAGATACGCAAAAGGGCGCCCGAAAGCGCCCTTTTTCCGTCGTATATGAGCCTTATTCCGCCAACTTGAAGGTAATGAAGCTGGCGCGACCCTGACGCAATACACGCATGGATACAGAACGGTTCTTCGGCAGTTCCTGCGCCACCTTGGTGAAGGTGGTGGTGGAGTCGATGGCCTGATTGTTCAGGTGGGTAATCACATCGCCCGGACGCAGCCCGATCATGGCTGCCGGACCGTTGAGCACGTCCTTGACGACCACAC
It encodes:
- the lepA gene encoding translation elongation factor 4, whose product is MSDLSHIRNFSIIAHIDHGKSTLADRFIQICGGLTAREMEAQVLDSMDLERERGITIKAHSVTLYYKAQDGITYQLNFIDTPGHVDFTYEVSRSLAACEGALLVVDAGQGVEAQSVANCYTAIEQGLEVMPVLNKMDLPQADPDRVKDEIEKIIGIDASEAVACSAKSGMGVDEVLERLVQTIPAPTGEIDAPLQALIIDSWFDNYLGVVSLVRVRHGRVKKGDKILVKSTGKVHLVDSVGVFNPKHTATADLKAGEVGFIIASIKDIHGAPVGDTLTLSSTPDVEVLPGFKKIQPQVYAGLFPVSSDDFEDFRDALQKLTLNDSSLQYLPESSDALGFGFRCGFLGMLHMEIIQERLEREYDLDLITTAPSVIFEVVLKTGETIYVDNPSKLPDVSSVEDFREPIVQATILVPQEHLGNVITLCIEKRGVQRDMQFLGSQVQVRYDLPMNEVVLDFFDRLKSTSRGYASLDYHFDRYQSANLVKLDVLINGDKVDALALIVHRDNAHYKGRALTEKMKELIPRQMFDVAIQAAIGGQIVARTTVKALRKNVLAKCYGGDVSRKKKLLEKQKAGKKRMKQVGNVEIPQEAFLAVLRLDG